One genomic segment of Bacteroidota bacterium includes these proteins:
- a CDS encoding glycosyltransferase family 2 protein yields MINSQPDISIIVPAYNEQEVLPEFYKAICQHRNAWNGTSELVFVNDGSSDNTSQILNQFADADETVRVIHLSRNFGHQPALSAGMAAARGKAIVMMDADMQDPPEVIQDLILKWKAGFEVVYAIRESREGNAILNFGYRTFYYWMNKSSSIYIPMHTGDFGLIDRKVVDIILYEFPEKNRFLRGLRAFTGFNQTGVNYARPKRASGNSKYGFRKLLALALDGWFGFSNKPLRLATYLGILFAVPSFLIGILYILNKLFGITIFTYPSTDQPGVATLTVAVFFIGGIMLIILGIIGEYISRIYEEIKGRPTYIVREEYSVLTKAKRITTVK; encoded by the coding sequence GTGATTAATTCCCAGCCTGATATATCCATTATTGTTCCTGCTTATAATGAGCAAGAAGTGTTGCCTGAATTTTATAAGGCAATATGCCAGCATCGAAATGCATGGAATGGAACTTCCGAATTGGTTTTTGTAAACGATGGATCAAGTGATAATACTTCCCAAATATTAAATCAATTTGCAGATGCAGATGAAACTGTAAGAGTGATTCATCTCTCACGAAATTTCGGTCATCAACCTGCGCTTTCTGCCGGCATGGCAGCAGCAAGAGGAAAAGCAATTGTGATGATGGATGCTGATATGCAAGATCCACCGGAAGTGATTCAAGATTTAATATTAAAATGGAAAGCAGGTTTTGAAGTGGTATATGCAATCAGAGAAAGTAGAGAAGGCAATGCAATTTTAAATTTTGGATATCGCACTTTTTATTATTGGATGAATAAGAGCAGTTCAATTTATATTCCAATGCACACAGGAGATTTTGGTTTGATTGATCGAAAAGTAGTGGATATTATACTCTATGAATTTCCTGAGAAAAATAGATTCCTGCGTGGACTACGAGCATTCACCGGATTTAATCAAACTGGAGTAAACTATGCCCGACCAAAACGTGCAAGCGGTAATTCTAAATATGGTTTTCGCAAACTGCTTGCATTAGCTTTAGATGGATGGTTTGGCTTTTCAAATAAGCCATTGCGCCTTGCAACTTATCTTGGAATTTTATTCGCCGTTCCCAGTTTTTTAATTGGCATTTTATATATACTCAATAAATTATTTGGTATAACGATATTTACTTATCCAAGTACAGATCAACCGGGAGTGGCAACACTAACAGTTGCTGTTTTTTTTATAGGTGGTATTATGCTTATAATTCTTGGAATAATTGGAGAATATATCTCTCGTATTTATGAAGAAATAAAAGGTCGGCCAACTTATATTGTTCGGGAAGAATATTCTGTACTTACAAAAGCTAAACGGATAACAACAGTTAAATAG
- a CDS encoding glycosyltransferase family 4 protein: MVKALIITYYWPPSGGAGVQRWLKMSKYFREYGIEPVIYTPENPDMAMQDSSLHAEIPENIKVLKQPVWEPYDAYRKLLGKKKTESVNQGFISESKKSGFLEKFAIWVRGNFFIPDARKFWIEPSVKFLLKYISDKPVDIIISTGPPHSMHMIALALKQKTELPWIADFRDPWTNIDFYDQLHLSKWADKQHHFMEQQVLQNADCVVTVSNSWAKDFIELGRKEVEVITNGFDEADFPNESVELFSGFVLHHIGSMNKDRNPHVLWKVLKELCATNSDFKNDLKIMLTGKNDFAVIESIKENGLFSHLELIEYMPHAEIVKQVPKSTVLLLPLNDTPNVAGVIPGKLFEYLAAKRPILCIGDSTGDSAKIITECNAGYVCDFTDAHAMKNALIDMYQKFRNNTLQVNSKNIEQYTRKGGAKKFAEIMHGLVSL, translated from the coding sequence ATAGTTAAAGCACTTATCATCACTTATTATTGGCCGCCTTCCGGTGGCGCTGGTGTGCAGCGTTGGTTGAAAATGTCAAAATATTTCAGGGAGTATGGAATAGAACCTGTGATATATACTCCCGAAAATCCGGATATGGCAATGCAGGATAGTTCATTACATGCTGAAATTCCCGAAAATATTAAAGTATTAAAACAACCGGTTTGGGAACCGTATGATGCGTATAGAAAATTGCTGGGAAAAAAGAAAACAGAATCCGTGAATCAGGGATTTATTTCTGAATCAAAAAAATCCGGGTTTTTAGAAAAATTTGCAATTTGGGTGAGAGGGAATTTCTTTATTCCGGATGCAAGAAAATTCTGGATAGAACCATCCGTAAAATTTCTTTTAAAATATATTTCTGATAAACCGGTGGATATCATTATTTCAACCGGACCACCACATAGTATGCACATGATAGCGCTTGCATTAAAACAAAAAACCGAGTTACCATGGATTGCAGATTTCAGAGATCCCTGGACAAATATTGATTTCTATGATCAATTGCATTTATCTAAATGGGCAGATAAGCAACATCATTTTATGGAACAACAAGTGTTGCAAAATGCAGATTGTGTTGTTACGGTGAGTAATAGTTGGGCAAAAGATTTTATAGAATTAGGCAGAAAGGAAGTGGAAGTAATTACAAATGGATTTGATGAAGCAGATTTTCCAAATGAAAGTGTAGAATTATTTTCAGGCTTTGTGTTGCATCATATCGGCTCCATGAATAAAGATCGCAATCCACATGTTTTATGGAAAGTATTAAAAGAATTATGCGCAACAAATTCTGATTTTAAAAATGATTTAAAAATTATGTTGACCGGTAAAAATGATTTTGCAGTTATTGAATCAATAAAAGAAAATGGATTGTTTTCACATTTGGAATTGATCGAATATATGCCGCATGCTGAAATTGTAAAGCAAGTGCCTAAGTCAACAGTATTATTATTACCGTTGAATGATACACCGAATGTTGCAGGTGTTATTCCCGGAAAATTATTTGAATATCTTGCAGCTAAACGACCAATATTATGCATTGGCGATTCAACAGGAGATTCCGCAAAAATTATTACAGAATGTAATGCAGGATATGTTTGTGATTTCACGGATGCGCATGCAATGAAAAATGCGTTGATTGATATGTATCAAAAATTTCGCAACAATACATTGCAAGTAAATTCAAAAAATATAGAACAATACACTCGTAAAGGCGGCGCTAAAAAGTTTGCGGAGATTATGCATGGATTGGTAAGTCTCTGA
- a CDS encoding glycosyltransferase family 39 protein, translated as MKRNYFTQKRIVSIAIIFWFVINLLQAIFTNLHSDEVYYWTYSWKLQWAYWDNAPLIGLYIFIGDYLFPYSEIGVRLITVFSGTLAIYIVWLCTDRKDAVLFFALIFGMALMHAGGFMAAPDAPLALTNALLLLSYKKYAETTSVMHAVFLGLAMAMVMYSKYQGAMLIGMLVIANPKIVFKKQSVITLLVFIIAFLPGFLALYNLNFSTFQYHLSGKNQESWKWNWTTDFIAGQFLAAGPFVGLIIIPLLFIHKPATVFLRSMRLSAIGIYLFLILLSFKVYVLGNWSASVLFPLILIGHDALKSKLQFRKWAIRGGIAGLVLILLFRIYIATTLPLPKTLNFHFRDWDNWAKETHAIAGDKPLVFFNSFQLPARYAFLIKTHQVFSLSNLYYHPTQFDYSEIEQELQGKSVVFICKTDFHSGDSVIDPLHGNYYLYQIHSFCSGQKIIIETTTKTYTVKAGEKFIVPITILPNPLSISESIICDDYNFYPACHIRLGNKYVTEQIIKSDSLDIHNPEIQNLQVEITAPYEPGSYDMLFSIATDWYIPYFGTNGKWLELIVTP; from the coding sequence TTGAAAAGAAATTACTTTACACAGAAAAGAATAGTAAGTATTGCAATCATTTTCTGGTTTGTAATAAATCTGTTGCAGGCAATTTTCACCAACTTACATAGCGACGAAGTGTATTATTGGACTTACAGTTGGAAATTGCAATGGGCATATTGGGACAATGCACCTCTTATTGGTTTATATATTTTTATTGGTGATTATTTATTTCCTTATTCAGAAATTGGAGTACGTCTGATTACTGTTTTTTCAGGTACACTTGCAATTTATATTGTGTGGCTTTGCACTGATAGAAAAGATGCTGTATTATTTTTTGCATTAATATTTGGAATGGCCTTAATGCATGCCGGCGGTTTTATGGCAGCACCTGATGCACCATTAGCATTGACAAATGCATTGCTTTTACTCTCGTATAAAAAATATGCTGAAACAACATCGGTAATGCATGCTGTTTTCTTAGGCTTAGCAATGGCAATGGTAATGTATAGCAAATATCAAGGAGCCATGTTAATTGGAATGTTAGTTATTGCTAATCCCAAAATTGTTTTTAAAAAACAAAGTGTAATCACTTTACTTGTTTTTATTATCGCTTTTTTACCCGGGTTTTTAGCATTGTATAATTTGAATTTCAGCACCTTTCAATATCATCTCTCCGGTAAAAATCAGGAAAGCTGGAAATGGAATTGGACTACTGATTTTATAGCCGGGCAATTTCTTGCGGCTGGTCCTTTCGTAGGATTGATTATTATACCATTATTATTTATCCATAAGCCTGCAACAGTATTTTTGCGTTCAATGAGATTATCTGCCATCGGTATTTATTTATTTTTAATTCTTCTCAGTTTTAAAGTATATGTGTTGGGAAATTGGTCGGCATCTGTTTTATTTCCATTGATATTAATTGGTCATGATGCATTAAAATCTAAACTGCAATTTCGTAAGTGGGCGATAAGAGGTGGCATTGCCGGATTGGTTTTGATTTTACTTTTTAGAATTTATATTGCCACAACACTTCCATTACCAAAAACATTAAATTTTCATTTTAGAGATTGGGATAATTGGGCAAAAGAAACACATGCAATTGCCGGAGATAAACCTCTTGTATTTTTTAATTCATTTCAATTGCCGGCACGATATGCATTCCTTATTAAAACGCATCAAGTCTTTTCTCTATCAAATCTTTATTATCATCCCACACAATTTGATTACAGCGAAATAGAACAAGAATTACAAGGCAAGTCGGTAGTGTTTATTTGTAAAACCGATTTTCACTCCGGTGATAGTGTAATTGATCCTTTACATGGCAATTATTATTTGTATCAAATACATAGTTTTTGTTCAGGTCAAAAAATTATTATTGAAACAACTACTAAAACTTACACTGTTAAAGCAGGAGAAAAATTTATTGTACCAATCACTATTTTACCAAATCCTTTGAGTATAAGTGAAAGTATTATTTGTGATGACTATAACTTTTATCCTGCATGTCATATTCGCTTAGGAAATAAATATGTAACTGAGCAAATTATAAAATCAGATTCACTTGATATACATAATCCTGAAATACAAAACTTGCAGGTAGAAATTACTGCACCTTATGAACCGGGAAGTTATGATATGTTATTTTCAATTGCTACTGATTGGTATATTCCTTATTTCGGAACAAATGGGAAATGGTTGGAGCTTATTGTAACTCCTTAA
- a CDS encoding T9SS type A sorting domain-containing protein: MHFPKSFSFLLLIFISCYFNISSNAQRVVFISSYLGNYCDDGMDALDEDVKLFRDVFGDEDDGGWQRFTFDEIDSAAEFLDNTCLLFLDGFCDDVEFFNFYELYRTDLENYVNEGGNLYLNYSSHDYDSIYDFGFEGVHSKPLATIYSFKFQDHEILEGPVFPVSGLYTARWGAGPILGEADFYGFNVDTILIDTVTYYPGDTISNLRIPLISKNFGEGKVVFSSFWIWLWDQILPNYKNLRRNILYYLSGCMHGDTDIGVVHSISPQANCNLTDSEEVAVVIYNFGMQTQTSATVCYVIDDGDMHCEEVSFNLEPQHSDTVFLAAASFEGCGFHTFKAWTILEGDTLNFNDTLFTTIENICAPITTIGLPDTICINSGLLNAEPEKGTGTWSGMGITVDGIFDPMIVGENNFTVINYSYEMPLTYNISTIPFEQPTLLNPDTLTLFDTDYEEVPIGFTFNYFDNTYDSTFISSNGYTSFGTPHTYFLPGLPDPYGITNLVVLAGADLDPGSIGDVIISTQGEAPYRQFIFQYNDVPCDYEWGITVNVSGILYETTGVIDIVVKHLPPVDIFGITQGISNEPGTFGIETRNFNNIKWFSHAWTFGAEDTAFRFTPEFCPRIFTDTILVTGDIAVNVLGNDTTFCPGGSLQIGTHYPGSEILWNTGETSPHITIEEAGIYTIQMHYGPGDCYLFDTITIESIEQDVFANVLGNDTVLCDGDTLQLAINYSDSIFSFHWNTEDTAQTIIVTEAGNYALEIEYQSGCSLYDSIAINYNAPILIESTTTPSPDDGAGGSITINVSGGTAPYNYLWSDGLSGTEIENVYPATYYLTVTDALGCSISTTVSVGIGTGIFDNENAQITIYPNPFDETIQVESSIAISKIEIINATGQYVFSTSYNTVENTIILNTNFLTQGIYILKTSMVNGESYTFLINKI; encoded by the coding sequence ATGCATTTTCCAAAATCATTTTCTTTTCTTCTACTAATCTTTATTTCATGTTATTTTAATATTTCTTCAAATGCCCAAAGAGTAGTATTCATTTCTTCCTATCTTGGTAATTATTGCGATGATGGAATGGATGCTTTAGATGAAGATGTAAAATTATTTCGTGATGTATTTGGCGATGAAGATGACGGTGGCTGGCAGCGATTTACTTTTGATGAAATTGATAGTGCAGCAGAATTTTTAGATAATACTTGTTTGTTGTTTTTAGATGGATTTTGTGATGATGTGGAATTTTTCAATTTCTATGAATTATATAGAACGGATTTGGAAAATTATGTCAACGAAGGAGGAAATTTATATTTAAATTATTCGAGCCATGATTATGATTCCATCTATGATTTTGGATTCGAAGGTGTACATTCAAAACCATTGGCAACTATATATAGTTTTAAATTTCAAGATCATGAAATTTTGGAAGGTCCGGTATTTCCTGTGTCGGGATTATATACTGCGAGATGGGGGGCAGGACCCATTTTAGGCGAAGCAGATTTTTATGGTTTTAATGTAGATACTATTTTAATTGATACTGTTACATATTATCCCGGAGATACTATTTCCAATTTAAGAATCCCTCTTATATCAAAAAATTTTGGAGAAGGAAAAGTTGTTTTTAGTTCTTTTTGGATCTGGCTATGGGATCAAATTCTTCCCAACTATAAAAACTTACGTCGCAATATTTTATATTATTTAAGTGGATGTATGCATGGTGATACAGATATTGGTGTGGTGCATTCTATAAGTCCGCAAGCAAATTGCAATTTAACTGATAGCGAAGAAGTGGCTGTGGTAATTTATAATTTCGGTATGCAAACACAAACATCTGCAACAGTGTGTTATGTTATTGACGATGGTGATATGCATTGCGAAGAAGTGAGTTTTAATTTAGAACCGCAACATAGCGATACTGTTTTTCTTGCTGCTGCTTCTTTTGAAGGTTGTGGTTTTCATACGTTTAAAGCATGGACAATTTTAGAGGGTGATACATTAAATTTTAATGATACATTATTTACCACAATAGAAAATATATGTGCTCCGATTACAACAATTGGTTTACCCGATACTATATGTATTAACAGCGGATTATTAAATGCAGAACCTGAAAAAGGAACAGGTACTTGGAGCGGAATGGGTATTACTGTGGATGGAATTTTTGATCCGATGATTGTGGGTGAAAATAATTTTACAGTAATTAATTATAGTTATGAAATGCCACTTACTTATAACATCAGTACAATTCCATTTGAACAACCTACTTTATTAAATCCGGATACACTTACATTATTTGATACTGATTATGAAGAAGTGCCTATTGGTTTTACATTTAATTATTTTGATAATACTTATGATTCTACATTTATAAGTTCAAATGGATACACAAGTTTTGGTACTCCTCATACTTATTTTCTTCCCGGCTTACCTGATCCTTATGGCATAACAAATTTAGTTGTACTTGCCGGTGCGGATTTAGATCCGGGTTCAATAGGAGATGTAATTATTTCTACTCAAGGCGAAGCACCGTATCGCCAATTTATTTTTCAGTATAATGATGTTCCCTGCGACTATGAATGGGGAATAACTGTAAATGTGAGTGGTATTTTATATGAAACAACTGGTGTAATAGATATTGTAGTAAAACATTTACCACCTGTAGATATATTTGGTATTACACAAGGCATTAGTAATGAACCCGGCACATTTGGAATTGAAACACGAAATTTTAATAATATAAAATGGTTTAGTCATGCATGGACTTTTGGCGCAGAAGATACCGCCTTTCGTTTTACTCCTGAATTTTGCCCACGCATATTTACCGATACTATTTTAGTTACAGGAGATATTGCAGTAAATGTATTAGGAAATGATACTACGTTTTGTCCCGGTGGAAGTTTGCAAATAGGTACGCATTATCCGGGTTCAGAAATACTGTGGAATACGGGAGAAACTTCTCCGCATATTACAATAGAAGAAGCAGGAATTTATACTATACAAATGCATTATGGTCCGGGTGATTGTTATTTATTTGATACAATAACTATTGAATCAATAGAACAAGATGTGTTTGCAAATGTGTTGGGAAATGATACTGTACTTTGCGATGGTGATACTTTGCAACTTGCAATTAATTATTCAGATTCTATTTTTTCTTTTCATTGGAATACAGAAGATACTGCGCAAACAATTATAGTAACTGAAGCAGGAAATTATGCATTGGAAATAGAATATCAATCGGGCTGTTCGCTGTATGATTCTATTGCAATAAATTATAATGCCCCAATATTAATTGAAAGCACAACCACACCCTCACCCGATGATGGTGCGGGTGGAAGTATAACTATTAATGTAAGTGGCGGAACAGCACCATACAATTATTTATGGAGCGATGGATTAAGCGGAACAGAAATAGAAAATGTATATCCGGCAACGTATTATCTTACAGTAACAGATGCATTAGGTTGTAGTATTTCAACAACTGTTTCTGTTGGCATCGGCACAGGAATTTTTGATAATGAAAATGCGCAGATAACTATTTATCCAAATCCATTTGATGAAACAATACAGGTGGAATCTTCGATTGCAATTTCAAAAATTGAAATCATAAATGCTACAGGTCAATATGTATTTAGCACAAGTTATAATACAGTTGAAAACACTATTATCCTCAACACAAATTTTCTTACACAAGGAATTTATATTCTAAAAACAAGTATGGTGAATGGGGAGAGTTATACGTTTTTGATAAATAAGATCTGA
- a CDS encoding NAD-dependent epimerase/dehydratase family protein has product MQNKILLIGACGQIGSELTAYLRNKKGNENIIAADIKEPPAAIADGPFEILNVLDKQALADLIKKHEITEIYNLAAMLSATGEKYPLKAWDLNMNGLLNTLELAKELPIKKIFWPSSIAVFGPSTPVNDTPQLTVMEPQTIYGISKLAGERLCEWYFLKHGIDVRSIRYPGLISYKAEPGGGTTDYAVDIYFQAKRKGSYDCFLEKDTVLPMMYMPDALRATVDLMETNAEQIKVRSSYNVSAMSFSPQMISESIKKQLPDFAISYTPDFRQQIAATWPQSIDDSVARNHWNWKPEYDLDAMTKDMLENVK; this is encoded by the coding sequence ATGCAAAATAAAATTCTTCTCATCGGTGCTTGTGGTCAAATTGGTTCTGAGTTAACAGCTTACTTACGCAATAAAAAAGGCAATGAAAATATTATAGCCGCTGATATTAAAGAACCACCTGCGGCAATTGCCGATGGTCCGTTTGAAATTTTAAATGTATTGGATAAACAAGCGTTGGCTGATTTAATAAAAAAACATGAGATAACAGAAATTTACAATCTTGCTGCCATGCTTTCTGCAACAGGTGAAAAATATCCATTGAAAGCATGGGATTTAAATATGAATGGATTATTAAATACATTGGAACTTGCAAAAGAATTACCTATAAAAAAAATATTCTGGCCAAGTTCAATTGCAGTATTCGGACCAAGCACACCGGTTAATGATACACCACAATTAACAGTGATGGAACCACAAACAATTTATGGTATCAGCAAACTTGCCGGTGAACGTTTATGCGAGTGGTATTTTTTAAAACATGGTATTGATGTGCGCAGTATTCGCTATCCCGGTTTAATAAGTTATAAAGCAGAACCCGGCGGAGGCACCACAGATTATGCAGTGGATATTTATTTTCAGGCAAAACGAAAAGGCAGTTACGATTGCTTTCTTGAAAAAGATACTGTGTTGCCAATGATGTATATGCCCGATGCATTGCGGGCAACAGTTGATCTAATGGAAACAAATGCAGAACAAATTAAAGTGCGTTCTTCTTATAATGTGTCGGCTATGAGTTTTTCTCCGCAAATGATTAGTGAAAGTATTAAAAAACAATTACCTGATTTTGCTATTTCTTACACTCCGGATTTTCGTCAGCAGATCGCCGCAACATGGCCACAAAGTATTGATGATTCAGTTGCAAGAAATCATTGGAACTGGAAACCGGAATACGATCTGGATGCAATGACGAAAGATATGCTTGAAAATGTTAAGTGA
- the wecB gene encoding UDP-N-acetylglucosamine 2-epimerase (non-hydrolyzing) — protein MKKILIVVGTRPNFIKVTQFRKEALAAGNVEIKIVHTGQHYDRNMADVFFEQFDLVPDYFMQIESGTPNTQMAKIMLALEKLILEQYTPDLLIVVGDVNSTFAAATTANKMQIPLAHLESGLRSYDRTMPEEFNRLAADELSDYYFVTEQSGLDNLLRDGRKKEHIFFVGNTMIDTMVAFEEKIQASDIKQQLKIGSNEDFVLMTIHRPSNVDNIEGAKKLLKLIDYITAIQTLIFPMHPRTTKRFEEYHLLEKLTTNKNLILTEPLDYFAFQKLIADCKYILTDSGGIQEESTFRRIPCLTIRPNTERPSTIEIGSNTLVEWDFELLKKYIDQIESDKYKQGDVPPLWDGKATKRIIEVIGDLPIGG, from the coding sequence ATGAAAAAAATACTCATTGTTGTCGGTACTCGTCCAAATTTTATTAAGGTTACCCAATTCAGAAAAGAAGCATTGGCTGCGGGAAATGTCGAAATTAAAATTGTGCATACCGGTCAGCATTACGACCGCAATATGGCAGATGTTTTTTTTGAACAGTTCGATCTTGTTCCCGATTATTTTATGCAAATAGAAAGTGGAACTCCGAATACACAGATGGCGAAAATTATGTTGGCATTAGAGAAATTAATTCTGGAACAATACACTCCTGATTTATTAATTGTGGTGGGTGATGTGAACTCTACTTTTGCAGCAGCTACTACAGCTAATAAAATGCAAATTCCTTTGGCACATCTTGAAAGTGGTTTGCGCAGTTACGACAGAACTATGCCCGAAGAATTTAATCGTTTGGCGGCAGATGAATTAAGTGATTATTATTTTGTAACTGAACAAAGCGGATTAGATAATTTGCTGCGAGATGGAAGAAAAAAAGAACATATTTTTTTTGTTGGAAATACCATGATTGATACGATGGTGGCATTTGAAGAAAAAATTCAAGCTTCGGATATAAAACAACAATTGAAAATAGGTAGTAATGAAGATTTTGTGCTGATGACTATTCATCGTCCATCGAATGTAGATAATATTGAAGGCGCTAAAAAACTATTGAAACTGATTGATTATATCACTGCTATCCAAACATTAATTTTCCCAATGCATCCCCGAACTACAAAACGTTTTGAAGAATATCATTTATTAGAAAAACTCACCACAAATAAAAATTTAATTCTAACAGAACCGCTGGATTATTTTGCATTTCAAAAATTAATTGCAGACTGTAAATATATTTTAACTGACAGTGGCGGCATTCAGGAAGAATCTACTTTCAGAAGAATACCTTGTCTAACTATTCGTCCGAATACAGAACGACCAAGCACTATCGAAATCGGCAGCAATACATTAGTGGAGTGGGATTTTGAATTGCTGAAAAAATATATTGATCAAATTGAATCTGATAAATATAAGCAAGGAGATGTGCCACCATTGTGGGACGGCAAAGCAACCAAACGTATTATTGAAGTGATTGGTGATTTACCAATCGGTGGGTAA